The Halichoerus grypus chromosome 15, mHalGry1.hap1.1, whole genome shotgun sequence genome includes a window with the following:
- the NUDT21 gene encoding cleavage and polyadenylation specificity factor subunit 5 → MSVVPPNRSQTGWPRGVNQFGNKYIQQTKPLTLERTINLYPLTNYTFGTKEPLYEKDSSVAARFQRMREEFDKIGMRRTVEGVLIVHEHRLPHVLLLQLGTTFFKLPGGELNPGEDEVEGLKRLMTEILGRQDGVLQDWVIDDCIGNWWRPNFEPPQYPYIPAHITKPKEHKKLFLVQLQEKALFAVPKNYKLVAAPLFELYDNAPGYGPIISSLPQLLSRFNFIYN, encoded by the exons ATGTCCGTGGTGCCGCCCAATCGCTCACAAACCGGCTGGCCCCGGGGGGTCAACCAGTTCGGCAACAAGTACATCCAGCAGACCAAGCCCCTCACCCTGGAGCGCACCATCAACCT GTACCCTCTTACCAATTATACTTTTGGTACAAAAGAGCCCCTCTATGAGAAGGACAGCTCTGTTGCAGCCAGATTTCAGCGCATGAGGGAGGAATTTGATAAAATTGGAATGAGAAGGACTGTAGAAGGAGTTCTGATTGTACATGAGCACCGGCTACCACATGTGTTACTGCTACAGCTGGGAACAACTTTCTTCAAATT ACCAGGTGGTGAACTTAACCCAGGAGAAGATGAAGTTGAAGGACTAAAACGCTTAATGACAGAG ATATTGGGTCGTCAGGATGGAGTCCTGCAAGACTGGGTCATTGATGACTGCATTGGTAACTGGTGGAGACCAAATTTTGAACCTCCTCAG TACCCATATATTCCTGCACATATTACAAAACCTAAGGAACATAAGAAGTTGTTTTTGGTTCAACTTCAAGAGAAAG ccttGTTTGCAGTCCCTAAAAATTACAAGCTTGTAGCTGCACCGTTGTTTGAATTATATGATAATGCACCAGGATATGGACCCATCATTTCTAGTCTCCCTCAGCTTCTGAGCAG GTTCAATTTTATATACAACTGA